A single Klebsiella variicola DNA region contains:
- a CDS encoding transcriptional regulator, which produces MSQSELGRRIGATSQSVNGWCQAGILPRKEMLEQLPDITGKPLYWFFMTDEDEETLQPPRSEDIYVLTPETKKLIEIYDQLPQVEQERFVGLMQLRLEELDAFMNEYLMKRKKD; this is translated from the coding sequence ATGTCTCAATCAGAACTGGGGCGGAGGATCGGTGCGACATCCCAATCAGTGAATGGCTGGTGTCAGGCTGGAATCCTTCCCAGGAAAGAAATGCTTGAGCAACTTCCTGATATAACAGGAAAACCTTTGTATTGGTTTTTCATGACAGATGAAGACGAAGAGACGCTGCAGCCGCCAAGATCGGAAGATATCTATGTCCTTACCCCGGAGACCAAAAAGCTCATAGAAATTTACGATCAGCTTCCTCAAGTGGAGCAAGAACGATTCGTCGGGTTAATGCAGTTAAGGCTGGAAGAACTCGATGCTTTCATGAACGAATATTTAATGAAACGAAAGAAAGACTAG